A stretch of the Thermodesulfovibrionales bacterium genome encodes the following:
- a CDS encoding FAD-dependent oxidoreductase, protein MEKKIGVYICEGCGIIDAINTEKLEKSVRNIPVKRHPALCGSEGVELIKSDIKNEGINTIVIAACSPRVKYEVFDFPGSIVERVNIRELVAWTLEPKDELTQAAAEDYLKMGITKVQKSDLPEPWVQETVKTILVIGGGITGLTASLEAAKAGYKVYLVEKEPELGGYARKLYKQVARPNPYKLSDPTIGDLIKEVEAHPNIQIFKPARVAKTDGQPGIWDVTIESNGKTEVLRIGAIVLAAGWKPYDASRLEHLGYGKFKDVVTNIEFEEMAKKGRLTRPSDGKEVKRVAFIQCAGSRDPNHLPYCSAYCCGASLKQAKYVRELVEDGLAFIIYKDIRTPGQTEFFYKEVQGDPGIMLTKGDVTGVYEEDGKLYVEAESTLFMGERIKIEADLVVLAIGMVPATRESQEYLEGLQKAAAQGDEAKKAYIESTPKPEFILNLNYRQGPEIPPFVEKNAYGFVDSNFICFQYETRRTGIYAAGCVRQPMTMAEAQDDAAGAALKAIQAAEHVAKGIAVHPRAWDMTYPDPLLLRCTACKRCTEECPFGAIDEDEKGIPYYKPNRCRRCATCLGACPERIVSFKDYSVDMISGMIKAIDVPEEGLMLLAFVCENDAYPALDTAGINRLKLPPNIRVIPLRCLGSMNLVWIADALSRGIDGAILFGCKFGEDYQCHFVKGSELANYRLGKVQETLSRLQLESERVKMVQLAINEYHKLPEIINEFVEKINELGPNPYKGF, encoded by the coding sequence ATGGAAAAGAAGATAGGTGTATATATATGTGAGGGATGCGGAATAATTGATGCTATTAATACTGAAAAACTTGAGAAATCTGTAAGAAATATTCCTGTTAAGAGGCATCCTGCACTCTGCGGTTCTGAGGGAGTGGAGCTTATCAAAAGTGATATAAAAAATGAAGGCATTAATACCATTGTAATAGCTGCCTGTTCACCAAGGGTTAAATACGAGGTTTTTGATTTTCCTGGCTCTATTGTAGAAAGAGTTAATATAAGGGAATTAGTTGCATGGACACTTGAGCCAAAGGATGAGCTCACCCAGGCTGCTGCAGAGGACTATCTTAAGATGGGTATTACAAAGGTTCAAAAGTCAGACCTTCCAGAGCCATGGGTACAGGAGACAGTAAAGACAATACTTGTAATTGGTGGTGGCATTACAGGACTCACTGCATCACTTGAGGCAGCAAAGGCTGGTTATAAGGTCTATCTTGTAGAAAAGGAGCCTGAGCTCGGTGGATATGCGAGAAAGCTTTACAAACAGGTGGCAAGGCCAAATCCTTATAAACTTTCTGATCCCACAATAGGAGATCTAATAAAAGAGGTTGAGGCCCATCCAAATATACAGATATTTAAGCCTGCAAGGGTTGCAAAGACAGATGGCCAGCCAGGTATTTGGGATGTAACTATAGAGAGTAATGGAAAGACAGAGGTCCTGAGGATTGGAGCAATTGTTCTTGCAGCAGGCTGGAAACCCTATGATGCAAGCAGGCTTGAACATCTCGGGTATGGAAAATTCAAGGATGTTGTGACAAATATAGAATTTGAAGAGATGGCAAAAAAGGGTAGACTCACAAGACCTTCTGATGGAAAAGAGGTTAAAAGGGTTGCCTTTATTCAGTGTGCAGGAAGCAGAGATCCCAATCATCTGCCCTACTGTTCAGCCTATTGCTGCGGAGCCTCATTGAAACAGGCGAAGTATGTAAGAGAACTGGTGGAGGATGGTCTTGCTTTTATAATTTATAAAGACATAAGGACACCTGGGCAGACAGAGTTCTTTTACAAGGAGGTACAGGGTGATCCTGGAATAATGCTTACTAAGGGAGATGTCACAGGTGTTTATGAAGAGGATGGTAAGCTTTATGTTGAAGCAGAAAGTACACTCTTTATGGGTGAGAGGATTAAGATAGAAGCCGACCTTGTTGTCCTTGCGATAGGCATGGTGCCTGCAACAAGGGAGTCTCAGGAATATCTTGAAGGTCTTCAGAAGGCAGCAGCTCAGGGTGATGAGGCAAAAAAGGCATATATAGAGTCAACACCAAAACCGGAGTTTATTCTTAATCTTAATTACAGACAGGGTCCCGAGATCCCACCATTTGTAGAAAAAAATGCTTATGGATTTGTAGACTCTAACTTTATATGTTTCCAGTACGAGACCCGCAGGACTGGAATATATGCTGCAGGCTGTGTAAGGCAGCCAATGACAATGGCCGAGGCTCAGGATGATGCAGCAGGAGCAGCACTGAAGGCAATACAGGCAGCTGAACATGTTGCAAAGGGTATTGCAGTCCATCCAAGGGCATGGGATATGACCTATCCTGATCCCCTTCTTCTGAGATGCACTGCCTGTAAGCGCTGCACCGAGGAGTGCCCATTCGGAGCAATTGATGAAGATGAAAAAGGTATCCCCTATTACAAGCCAAACAGATGCAGGCGCTGTGCAACCTGTCTTGGAGCCTGTCCTGAAAGAATAGTCTCATTCAAGGATTACAGTGTTGATATGATATCAGGAATGATAAAGGCAATAGATGTTCCTGAAGAGGGACTGATGCTTCTTGCCTTTGTTTGCGAGAATGATGCCTATCCAGCTCTTGATACAGCAGGCATCAATAGATTAAAACTTCCTCCAAATATTAGGGTAATTCCTCTCAGATGCCTTGGTTCAATGAATCTTGTGTGGATTGCTGATGCCCTTTCGCGTGGAATCGATGGAGCAATACTTTTTGGATGTAAATTTGGAGAGGATTACCAGTGCCATTTTGTTAAGGGAAGTGAGCTTGCCAATTACAGGCTTGGTAAGGTACAGGAAACATTAAGCAGGCTACAGCTTGAGTCAGAGAGGGTAAAGATGGTTCAGCTTGCTATCAATGAATACCACAAACTGCCAGAGATAATAAATGAATTTGTTGAAAAGATAAATGAACTTGGTCCAAATCCCTATAAGGGCTTTTAA
- the qmoC gene encoding quinone-interacting membrane-bound oxidoreductase complex subunit QmoC, which produces MAEIIKPDLRFVKEVIKAGGTDLKKCYQCSTCTAVCNVTQDKKPFPRKEMLYAQWGLKDKLFSNPDIWLCHQCSDCTAYCPRGAKPGEVLGAIRKLAIQEHSWPGFLGKMVGNPLYLIFLLAVPVIILLIGAHGNPLDPDSIPRGEDGSIVYAKFMPINTVIDPIFIAAAAFAVVSFIMGVKKYWNTLKAAGYSQGSQSLSNSIVNTLKEILLHRQFTRCNVTKTRTYAHLLTFYAFIGLAITTSWAVVYLYGYEIFGIQPFGIFHFGESPYPLYDPVKILGNISGLALITGITLIVLFRLINAPKAGIGSYFDWLLIAVIYIIAVTGILSQVLRLADIASLAYPVYFLHLTFVFFLFAYAPFSKMAHMVYRTVAMVFARHNGITPKELIERKAS; this is translated from the coding sequence ATGGCCGAGATTATAAAACCTGATCTCAGATTCGTGAAAGAAGTAATAAAAGCTGGTGGCACGGATCTTAAAAAGTGCTACCAGTGTTCTACATGTACAGCAGTATGCAATGTCACCCAGGACAAAAAACCATTTCCGAGAAAAGAGATGCTTTATGCCCAGTGGGGTCTTAAAGATAAACTCTTTTCAAATCCTGACATATGGTTATGCCATCAGTGCAGTGACTGCACAGCCTATTGCCCAAGGGGTGCAAAGCCAGGTGAGGTACTAGGCGCTATCAGGAAACTTGCTATTCAGGAGCACTCCTGGCCGGGTTTTCTGGGTAAAATGGTGGGCAATCCACTTTATCTGATTTTTCTCCTTGCTGTGCCTGTTATTATCCTTTTAATTGGAGCTCATGGAAATCCTCTTGATCCTGATTCCATTCCGAGAGGTGAAGATGGAAGTATTGTTTATGCTAAGTTTATGCCAATAAATACAGTAATAGATCCCATATTCATCGCAGCAGCAGCCTTTGCCGTCGTCTCTTTTATAATGGGTGTTAAGAAGTACTGGAATACCCTTAAAGCAGCTGGATACAGTCAAGGATCTCAGAGCCTCTCTAATAGCATAGTAAACACTCTGAAAGAGATACTCCTTCACAGGCAGTTCACAAGGTGTAATGTGACAAAGACGAGGACCTATGCCCATCTACTGACTTTCTATGCCTTTATTGGTCTTGCTATAACAACATCGTGGGCTGTTGTCTATCTTTACGGATACGAGATATTCGGCATCCAGCCTTTTGGTATATTCCATTTTGGTGAATCACCCTATCCCCTTTACGATCCGGTAAAGATTCTCGGTAATATAAGCGGTCTTGCCCTTATAACAGGAATAACCCTTATTGTGCTTTTCAGGCTAATAAATGCTCCCAAGGCAGGCATAGGAAGTTATTTTGACTGGCTACTGATAGCAGTAATATACATAATTGCTGTTACAGGAATACTCTCTCAGGTTTTAAGATTAGCTGATATCGCAAGCCTTGCCTATCCAGTTTACTTTTTGCATCTTACCTTTGTTTTCTTCCTTTTCGCCTATGCACCTTTTTCAAAAATGGCTCATATGGTATACAGGACAGTTGCAATGGTCTTTGCAAGGCATAATGGCATCACACCAAAAGAACTAATTGAGAGGAAGGCAAGTTGA
- a CDS encoding CBS domain-containing protein, translated as MTIRKLLKNKGAELIGVHPDTPVGKAIEKMVERNIGALIIISDTGKPLGLFTERDALKAWVKAGKNFEELEVKDIMTVDLVVIKPEDDLNTAMSLMNKLKIRHLPVVEDGKVIGMISIRDVVNSIVGKLEAEVHYLKEYISEGV; from the coding sequence TTGACAATCAGAAAATTATTAAAAAATAAAGGAGCTGAACTCATAGGTGTTCACCCAGATACACCTGTGGGAAAGGCTATTGAAAAGATGGTTGAAAGGAATATTGGCGCCCTAATAATTATAAGCGATACAGGTAAACCACTCGGGCTTTTTACGGAAAGGGATGCACTGAAGGCATGGGTAAAGGCTGGAAAGAATTTTGAAGAACTTGAGGTTAAAGATATAATGACAGTTGATCTTGTCGTAATAAAGCCAGAAGATGACCTTAATACAGCAATGTCACTGATGAATAAGCTAAAGATAAGGCATCTTCCAGTTGTTGAGGATGGAAAGGTCATAGGCATGATTTCTATAAGGGATGTAGTAAACAGCATTGTTGGTAAACTTGAGGCAGAGGTTCATTATTTAAAGGAGTATATTTCTGAGGGAGTATAA